A region from the Diadema setosum chromosome 17, eeDiaSeto1, whole genome shotgun sequence genome encodes:
- the LOC140241014 gene encoding echinoidin-like gives MWTAFGNHCYRFFSYSRSWFEAEGHCRSFTSPSVGSGQGSPSTLAHLASIHSQAENDFLHAFFETSRARDDSQPLGNYATLWIGLHDLEEEGVFVWSDETPVDFENWGINQPNNTGTGPNSDCVHLFGGYSGRWRDRGCRTLTKQYICKMPYVY, from the exons ATGTGGACTGCCTTCGGGAATCACTGCTACAG GTTCTTCAGCTACTCTCGCTCGTGGTTTGAGGCGGAGGGCCACTGCCGGTCCTTCACCTCTCCGTCCGTCGGCTCGGGGCAGGGCAGCCCCTCGACTCTCGCCCACCTCGCCTCCATCCACTCTCAGGCCGAAAACGACTTTCTGCACGCTTTCTTCGAGACATCCAGAGCGAGGGATGACTCACAG CCTCTAGGAAACTACGCAACGTTGTGGATCGGGCTGCACGACTTGGAGGAGGAAGGGGTCTTCGTCTGGTCCGATGAAACGCCGGTCGATTTCGAAAACTGGGGCATTAACCAGCCCAACAACACAGGCACGGGACCCAATTCGGACTGCGTGCATCTCTTTGGGGGCTACAGCGGCAGGTGGCGCGATCGTGGGTGCCGCACTTTAACGAAGCAGTACATTTGTAAGATGCCGTATGTCTACTAG
- the LOC140241002 gene encoding echinoidin-like, whose product MSPTRQTVCALLILVAAVEFHSTAASCCCPAMWTAFGNHCYRFFSYSRSWFEAEEHCRSFTSPSFGSGQGSPSALAHLASIHSQVENDFLHTFFETSRARDDSQPLGVYATLWIGLHDLEEEGVFVWSDETPVDFENWANNQPNNSGTGPNSDCVHLFGGYSGKWHDRGCRALTKQYICKMPYVY is encoded by the exons ATGTCGCCGACCCGCCAAACTGTGTGCGCCCTGTTGATTCTGGTAGCTGCAGTAGAGTTCCATTCGACCGCTGCCTCTTGCTGCTGCCCTGCGATGTGGACTGCCTTCGGAAATCATTGCTACAG GTTCTTCAGCTATTCACGCTCGTGGTTTGAGGCGGAGGAGCATTGTCGGTCCTTCACCTCTCCCTCCTTCGGCTCGGGGCAGGGCAGTCCCTCGGCTCTCGCCCATCTCGCATCCATCCACTCTCAGGTGGAAAACGACTTTCTGCACACTTTCTTCGAGACGTCGAGAGCCAGGGATGACTCACAG CCTCTAGGAGTCTACGCAACGTTGTGGATCGGGCTGCACGACTTGGAGGAGGAAGGGGTCTTCGTCTGGTCCGACGAAACGCCGGTCGACTTCGAAAACTGGGCCAACAACCAGCCCAACAACTCAGGCACGGGACCCAACTCAGACTGCGTGCATCTCTTTGGGGGCTACAGCGGCAAGTGGCACGATCGTGGGTGCCGCGCTTTAACGAAGCAGTACATTTGTAAGATGCCCTATGTCTACTAG
- the LOC140240620 gene encoding echinoidin-like produces MIREIRGDPFFSYSRSWFEAEGHCRSFTSPSFGSGQGSPSALAHLASIHSQAENDFLHTFFETSRARNDSQPLGVYATLWIGLHDLEEEGVFVWSDETPVDFENWANNQPNNTGTGPNSDCVSLLGGYIGKWHDRWCRALTKQYICKMPYVY; encoded by the exons atGATCCgggagatccggggagatcc GTTCTTCAGCTACTCTCGCTCCTGGTTTGAGGCGGAGGGCCACTGCCGGTCCTTCACCTCTCCGTCCTTCGGCTCGGGGCAGGGCAGTCCCTCTGCTCTCGCCCATCTCGCCTCCATCCACTCCCAGGCCGAAAACGACTTTCTGCACACTTTCTTCGAGACATCCAGAGCGAGGAATGACTCACAG CCTCTAGGAGTCTACGCAACGTTGTGGATCGGGCTACACGACTTGGAGGAGGAAGGGGTCTTCGTCTGGTCCGACGAAACGCCGGTCGACTTCGAAAACTGGGCCAACAACCAGCCCAACAACACAGGCACGGGACCCAACTCTGACTGCGTGAGTCTCTTGGGCGGTTATATCGGCAAGTGGCACGATCGCTGGTGCCGCGCGTTAACGAAGCAGTACATTTGTAAGATGCCCTATGTCTACTAG